Proteins encoded together in one Deltaproteobacteria bacterium window:
- a CDS encoding NAD-dependent epimerase/dehydratase family protein — MAQRIAVTGANSALGRVLLQRAVARADVEVVAIVRSERAEAELPALPRDRMRTARVDFRDAPGLREACAGALGLIHLAGILIESRSTSYTEANVETARAAVSAARGSGVPKLVLVSAIGADSRSTNPYWRSKGEAEALVRESGSDYTIVRCPLLLGCDGAGDRALAREVAAKIVPLPGGGANLEQPLDARDLSDGLLNAALSRDCARGLVLDAVGPESLPLRELVKRGARLRKTYPIILPVPIELLRAILALRTRLLGPGFSPEVIDVMLADTKLDPVPAAKALGIALRPLDETLAQSLALASAA; from the coding sequence ATGGCGCAGCGAATCGCCGTCACGGGTGCGAACAGCGCGCTCGGACGCGTCCTGCTGCAGCGCGCGGTCGCGCGCGCGGACGTGGAGGTCGTCGCCATCGTCCGCTCCGAGCGAGCCGAAGCGGAGCTCCCGGCGCTCCCGCGCGATCGGATGCGCACGGCTCGCGTGGACTTTCGCGACGCGCCTGGGCTCCGCGAGGCGTGCGCGGGCGCGCTGGGACTGATCCACCTGGCGGGGATATTGATCGAGTCGCGCTCTACGAGCTACACCGAGGCAAACGTCGAGACCGCGCGTGCCGCGGTCTCGGCCGCGCGCGGGTCGGGCGTGCCCAAGCTCGTGCTGGTCTCTGCGATCGGCGCGGACTCGCGCTCGACGAATCCCTACTGGCGCAGCAAGGGCGAAGCGGAGGCGCTGGTTCGCGAGTCCGGCAGCGATTACACGATCGTGCGTTGCCCGCTCTTGCTCGGTTGCGACGGCGCGGGCGATCGCGCGCTGGCCCGCGAGGTCGCAGCAAAGATCGTCCCCCTGCCCGGCGGGGGCGCGAACCTGGAGCAGCCGCTCGACGCGCGGGACCTCTCCGACGGGCTCTTGAACGCCGCGCTCTCCCGCGACTGCGCGCGCGGCCTCGTGCTCGACGCCGTCGGCCCGGAGTCGCTGCCGCTGCGCGAGCTCGTGAAGCGAGGCGCTCGGCTGCGCAAGACGTACCCGATCATCCTGCCGGTTCCGATCGAGCTCCTGCGCGCGATCCTGGCGCTGCGCACGCGTCTCTTGGGGCCGGGCTTCTCGCCGGAGGTGATCGACGTGATGCTCGCCGACACGAAGCTCGATCCGGTTCCAGCGGCGAAAGCGCTGGGAATCGCGCTGCGGCCGCTCGACGAGACGCTGGCGCAGAGCCTCGCGCTCGCGAGCGCCGCGTGA
- a CDS encoding SMI1/KNR4 family protein, whose product MDVQKLLRNPRFRLEQGGAAEPGQVKQFREAAPPNLPRTYLRFMEACNGARGKIPYETGFLELWPLERALERNREYGLARSLPGFFAFGSDGADELFLFDLRKDDGASVCSVSAKAANAASVAPITKSFSEFLEGITLMAGA is encoded by the coding sequence ATGGACGTGCAGAAGCTGCTTCGCAATCCGCGGTTCCGGCTCGAGCAGGGAGGAGCGGCCGAACCAGGGCAGGTGAAGCAGTTTCGCGAAGCCGCCCCGCCGAACCTGCCGCGCACGTATCTGCGCTTCATGGAAGCCTGCAACGGAGCGCGCGGGAAGATCCCCTACGAAACCGGCTTCCTGGAGCTCTGGCCGCTCGAGCGCGCGCTCGAGCGGAACCGCGAGTACGGGCTCGCGCGCAGTCTTCCCGGCTTCTTCGCGTTCGGCAGCGACGGCGCCGACGAGCTCTTCCTCTTCGACCTGCGCAAGGACGACGGCGCGTCCGTCTGCTCGGTCTCGGCGAAGGCTGCCAACGCCGCATCGGTCGCGCCGATCACGAAGAGCTTCTCGGAGTTCCTCGAGGGAATCACGCTGATGGCGGGGGCGTGA
- a CDS encoding DMT family protein, whose amino-acid sequence MIPPIAQATGLLVLSNLFMTVAWYGHLRHFPSQSWFVAALVSWSIAFFEYMLQVPANRIGYTVLSLPQLKILQEVITLAVFVPFSVLYMHNAIKLDFLWSGLCMVGAVYFAFRS is encoded by the coding sequence ATGATCCCGCCGATCGCGCAAGCCACGGGTCTTCTCGTGCTCTCGAACCTGTTCATGACCGTCGCGTGGTACGGGCACCTGCGGCACTTCCCGAGCCAGAGCTGGTTCGTGGCGGCGCTGGTTTCCTGGTCGATCGCGTTCTTCGAGTACATGCTCCAGGTTCCGGCAAACCGCATCGGCTACACCGTGCTCTCGCTGCCCCAGCTGAAGATCCTGCAAGAGGTCATCACGCTCGCGGTGTTCGTGCCGTTCTCGGTCCTCTACATGCACAACGCGATCAAGCTCGATTTCCTCTGGTCGGGCCTGTGCATGGTCGGCGCGGTCTACTTCGCGTTCCGTTCCTGA
- a CDS encoding TMEM165/GDT1 family protein, with protein sequence MNLKLFATVFATVFVAELGDKTQLATLLYAAEAENPKLTVFAASAAALVLTSAIGVLAGAIVSQYVSGRVLSYVAGAGFIAIGVWTMITAGGD encoded by the coding sequence GTGAACCTGAAGCTCTTCGCCACCGTCTTCGCCACGGTCTTCGTCGCCGAACTCGGCGACAAGACCCAGCTCGCGACGCTGCTCTACGCGGCCGAGGCGGAGAATCCGAAGCTCACGGTCTTCGCAGCGTCGGCCGCGGCGCTGGTGCTGACCTCGGCGATCGGCGTGCTCGCAGGCGCGATCGTCTCGCAGTACGTGAGCGGGCGGGTGCTCTCCTACGTCGCTGGCGCGGGCTTCATCGCGATCGGCGTCTGGACGATGATCACCGCCGGAGGTGATTGA